A genomic region of Runella rosea contains the following coding sequences:
- a CDS encoding SCO family protein produces the protein MKNTIFALLFLLIWGCNKNSDRLPILGERETTTRIVDGKEVVDTLYHTIPDFKFVSQNGDTVTAQNFKDKIYVADFFFTTCPTICPVMKKQMLKVYEKIKGQNDVAILSHTIDPDHDTPAVLKEYATDLGVTGNQWLFVTGNREKIYEIGEKKYLVVAGADSTAPGGYIHSGAFVLVDKEKHVRGMYNGTDDEATKRLISDIERLQEEYKNKE, from the coding sequence ATGAAAAACACCATTTTTGCCCTTTTATTTTTACTCATTTGGGGATGTAACAAAAACTCTGACCGTTTGCCCATCTTAGGCGAGCGCGAAACCACCACCCGAATCGTGGACGGCAAAGAAGTCGTTGATACCCTGTACCATACCATTCCTGATTTTAAGTTTGTGAGTCAAAACGGCGACACTGTTACCGCCCAAAATTTCAAAGACAAAATTTACGTTGCGGATTTTTTCTTTACCACCTGCCCCACGATTTGCCCCGTGATGAAAAAACAAATGCTGAAGGTCTACGAAAAAATCAAGGGTCAAAACGACGTAGCCATCCTTTCCCACACGATTGACCCCGACCACGATACCCCTGCCGTGTTGAAAGAATACGCCACTGATCTGGGCGTAACGGGCAACCAATGGCTTTTTGTGACGGGAAATCGCGAAAAAATCTACGAAATTGGCGAAAAAAAGTACTTGGTCGTCGCGGGGGCTGATTCCACCGCCCCAGGAGGTTACATTCACAGCGGTGCGTTTGTATTGGTCGATAAAGAAAAACACGTGCGTGGTATGTACAACGGCACCGACGACGAAGCCACCAAGCGGCTTATCTCTGACATCGAACGTTTGCAAGAAGAGTACAAAAACAAAGAGTAA
- a CDS encoding c-type cytochrome produces MLHFFRVSFVRYSALSSGFIFLFFFSCQSEESTKHAQYVAEGYTLFQTHCANCHQRDGKGLSNLYPAIVPEYLKDKAKVICWIKNGVNQSVTVNGKTFNRPMPANPALKDLEIAEIMTYMYTTWGNDSKITTTETVQKALEQCVSN; encoded by the coding sequence ATGCTACATTTTTTTAGGGTTAGTTTCGTTCGTTATTCGGCGCTTAGTTCTGGGTTTATATTCCTCTTTTTTTTCTCCTGCCAAAGCGAAGAAAGCACAAAACATGCGCAGTACGTAGCAGAAGGCTATACATTGTTTCAGACCCACTGCGCCAACTGCCACCAACGCGATGGCAAAGGACTAAGCAATTTATATCCCGCCATTGTGCCCGAATATCTCAAAGACAAAGCAAAGGTAATTTGCTGGATTAAAAACGGAGTAAATCAGTCGGTAACGGTCAACGGCAAAACCTTTAATCGACCCATGCCTGCTAATCCAGCCCTAAAAGATTTGGAAATTGCCGAAATCATGACGTATATGTACACCACATGGGGTAACGATTCCAAAATTACTACCACCGAAACCGTACAAAAAGCATTGGAGCAATGCGTATCTAACTGA
- the porD gene encoding type IX secretion system protein PorD, which yields MKVIKKGIRLLLFSFGLVLSTQAQELNCVVTLNYNQLFTQQNTDNASLNQLKNVITDFMNARRWTNDNFNPEERINCKLNINLIRSPAQGVYEGTTQLIVTRPVYGTNYETILLNFIDRNFNFNYLPNNPMYYNENTYSDELTQTLAFYAYIILAVDYDSFSKLGGNNYLQRAQQVANLALGVNPGGAPAGWNATGNDRRNRFWLVDNLNNQLMLPVREGVYSYHRLALDTFTENPIGARTQVMNLLTTLQQTNRVLPGSVYINSFFDAKGEEINKILLEASKEDRQKAFNMLSQLDPSKTELYRKLLR from the coding sequence ATGAAAGTTATAAAGAAAGGAATCCGTTTACTTTTATTTTCCTTTGGCCTTGTTTTATCTACACAAGCGCAGGAACTGAATTGCGTTGTTACGCTCAATTACAACCAACTTTTCACGCAGCAAAACACAGATAACGCCAGCCTGAATCAACTCAAAAACGTCATTACTGACTTTATGAATGCCCGCAGGTGGACAAATGATAATTTTAATCCAGAAGAGCGTATTAATTGCAAATTGAACATCAACCTTATCCGCTCCCCAGCTCAGGGAGTGTATGAAGGCACTACGCAACTGATTGTGACGCGCCCCGTGTACGGCACCAATTACGAGACCATTCTGCTGAATTTCATTGACCGAAATTTTAACTTTAATTATCTACCCAACAATCCGATGTATTACAATGAAAATACGTACTCGGATGAATTGACGCAAACCTTGGCGTTTTATGCATATATTATTTTAGCCGTAGATTATGACTCTTTCAGCAAACTAGGCGGCAATAATTATCTGCAACGTGCCCAACAGGTGGCCAACTTAGCACTAGGGGTCAACCCTGGCGGCGCACCTGCGGGTTGGAATGCCACTGGCAACGACCGTCGCAATCGTTTTTGGTTGGTTGATAATCTCAATAATCAGCTGATGCTGCCCGTACGGGAAGGCGTTTACAGTTATCACCGATTGGCGCTCGATACCTTTACCGAAAATCCAATTGGCGCCCGTACCCAAGTCATGAATCTACTGACTACCCTCCAACAAACCAATCGGGTCTTGCCTGGTTCGGTTTACATCAATTCATTTTTTGACGCGAAGGGCGAAGAAATCAACAAGATTCTGCTGGAAGCAAGCAAAGAAGACCGCCAAAAAGCCTTTAATATGCTGTCACAACTCGACCCTTCCAAAACCGAATTGTATCGAAAATTATTAAGATAA
- a CDS encoding T9SS type A sorting domain-containing protein translates to MKRTILKYIFLTIFSVFALTDASAQSEVTRSKSRLNVGKKTTSVTSPTLSKIPRSLDRSINLRPSSAINAYYRSILLSPGTSTSANTANKNRTNGELVTASDTRPNLEEVAKSEDLFFVSEKLRVLNAYPNPANDYAEIDYQISGNVGNAKISLYNILGANVAEYDLDRNERQLRISTREIPTGVYFYQLLLEGKKVATKKLLIRH, encoded by the coding sequence ATGAAAAGAACTATACTAAAATACATCTTTCTTACCATCTTCAGTGTTTTTGCCCTGACTGATGCTTCGGCGCAGTCAGAAGTAACCCGAAGCAAAAGCCGCCTGAACGTCGGAAAGAAAACAACATCTGTTACTTCACCTACCCTTAGTAAGATACCTCGGTCACTAGATCGCAGCATCAACTTGCGTCCAAGCTCGGCCATTAACGCATACTACCGTTCTATTTTACTTAGTCCAGGCACCTCCACGAGTGCAAATACCGCCAATAAAAACCGTACCAATGGTGAATTGGTAACAGCCTCCGATACCCGTCCGAATTTGGAAGAAGTTGCCAAATCTGAAGATTTATTTTTTGTGAGCGAAAAACTACGCGTATTGAATGCGTACCCTAATCCCGCAAATGATTACGCCGAGATTGATTATCAGATTTCAGGTAATGTCGGCAACGCCAAAATCTCATTGTATAACATTTTGGGAGCCAACGTAGCTGAATATGATTTGGACAGAAACGAACGTCAACTCCGCATTTCGACCCGCGAAATTCCCACTGGAGTTTATTTCTATCAGTTACTATTGGAAGGCAAAAAAGTAGCAACCAAAAAATTGCTGATTAGACACTAA
- a CDS encoding outer membrane protein assembly factor BamD, with protein sequence MRNTRFGFFLLIFTAVVLGSCSKFAKLQKEGTLEQKYEAALQYYKKADYYHAGLLFEEITPLLNGKDARQAELAQFYNAYCNFKQSNYNMAQFLFKNFYETFQRSEYAQESLYMHAYSLYKDSPNSNLDQTNTLTAISALQDFINTYPESAFREESTQLILELRDKLERKAYDKAKLYYKTSEANIANYRSAVVAINNYQKDFPDSKYNEELAFLRVDAQYNLAKLSFVEKQKERYQDVSKYYLAFLDKYPNSKYIRQAERYYENTVKELGVILEAEKAEKALKEKKPSDAGKLSTPSSTQN encoded by the coding sequence ATGCGTAACACCCGATTTGGATTTTTTCTGCTGATTTTCACCGCCGTAGTGCTGGGTTCGTGCAGCAAGTTTGCTAAACTGCAAAAGGAAGGAACACTTGAACAGAAGTATGAGGCGGCCCTTCAGTATTATAAGAAAGCTGATTATTATCATGCTGGCCTGCTGTTTGAAGAAATAACTCCTTTGTTGAATGGCAAAGATGCTCGCCAAGCCGAGCTCGCTCAGTTTTACAATGCCTACTGTAATTTCAAGCAATCAAATTACAACATGGCACAATTCCTGTTCAAAAACTTCTATGAAACGTTTCAGCGGAGCGAATACGCGCAGGAATCCTTGTACATGCACGCATATTCGCTGTACAAAGACTCTCCAAACTCAAACCTAGACCAAACCAATACACTCACTGCCATCAGTGCCCTTCAGGATTTTATCAATACCTATCCCGAAAGCGCATTCCGCGAAGAGAGTACTCAGCTGATATTGGAACTGCGGGACAAACTCGAACGTAAAGCATACGACAAAGCTAAACTTTACTACAAAACCAGTGAAGCCAACATTGCCAACTACCGTTCGGCCGTAGTCGCCATCAATAATTACCAAAAAGATTTTCCTGATTCTAAATACAACGAGGAGTTGGCGTTTTTACGCGTTGATGCCCAATACAACTTAGCGAAACTGAGCTTTGTCGAAAAGCAAAAAGAACGTTATCAGGACGTTTCAAAATATTATTTGGCATTTTTGGACAAGTATCCCAATAGCAAATACATACGTCAGGCTGAACGGTATTACGAAAATACCGTGAAAGAATTGGGCGTAATTTTAGAAGCAGAGAAAGCTGAAAAGGCATTGAAGGAGAAAAAACCTTCAGACGCTGGTAAACTTTCGACTCCTTCTTCTACTCAAAACTAA
- the coaBC gene encoding bifunctional phosphopantothenoylcysteine decarboxylase/phosphopantothenate--cysteine ligase CoaBC, whose amino-acid sequence MPSTLLHKKILVGVTGSIAAYKAALLIRLLIKAGAEVQVIMTQSAKDFITPLTLATLSKRPALSSYIADETGSWNNHVELGLWADAFIIAPATAHTLAKCANGLCEDLLTAVYLSARCPVFFAPAMDLDMYLHGSTVENLQKLKRFSNFIVEAEHGELASGLVGTGRMAEPEHIVTHLEKYFSVVPTLKNKKILITAGPTQEAIDPVRYISNHSTGKMGFSIAKAFSMAGADVTVVSGPTAQPTPDTEITVIPVRSAKEMYEATQKLFAGADVIILSAAVADYTPAYPADRKIKKKEAQFNIELTKTVDIAATLGQQKQAGQLMVGFALETDNELENALGKLKSKNLDLIVLNSLNDKGAGFAHDTNKITVIEANGTVHSFELKSKTDVAKDILQLVAGKLHT is encoded by the coding sequence ATGCCTTCAACCCTTCTGCATAAAAAAATCCTCGTAGGCGTAACGGGTAGTATTGCCGCCTACAAGGCAGCATTATTGATACGTTTGCTCATAAAAGCGGGAGCAGAAGTACAAGTAATCATGACCCAATCGGCGAAAGATTTTATAACACCGTTAACTTTAGCTACTTTATCAAAGCGCCCTGCCCTATCTTCCTACATCGCCGATGAGACTGGGAGTTGGAACAACCACGTAGAGCTAGGGTTGTGGGCAGATGCCTTCATCATTGCCCCAGCCACCGCACATACGCTTGCAAAGTGCGCCAACGGACTCTGCGAAGATTTGTTAACCGCCGTTTATCTGTCTGCCCGTTGCCCCGTATTTTTTGCCCCCGCCATGGATTTAGACATGTACCTGCATGGCTCTACGGTTGAAAATCTTCAGAAGCTGAAACGCTTCAGCAATTTCATCGTTGAAGCCGAACACGGAGAATTGGCGAGTGGATTGGTCGGAACTGGAAGGATGGCCGAGCCAGAACATATTGTCACTCACCTTGAAAAGTATTTTTCAGTTGTTCCAACATTAAAAAACAAGAAAATTTTAATCACCGCAGGACCCACCCAAGAAGCCATTGATCCAGTGCGATACATCAGCAACCATTCGACGGGCAAAATGGGTTTTTCGATTGCAAAAGCATTTTCGATGGCAGGTGCAGATGTAACGGTAGTAAGCGGCCCAACGGCTCAACCAACGCCTGATACAGAAATCACCGTTATACCCGTTCGCTCAGCAAAGGAAATGTACGAAGCCACGCAAAAGCTATTTGCGGGGGCCGACGTTATTATTCTTTCGGCCGCCGTGGCCGATTATACCCCCGCTTACCCAGCCGACCGCAAAATCAAGAAAAAAGAAGCACAATTTAACATTGAACTTACCAAAACAGTAGACATTGCGGCTACGTTAGGGCAGCAAAAACAGGCAGGCCAACTCATGGTTGGTTTTGCCCTTGAAACCGATAATGAGTTGGAAAATGCCTTGGGGAAATTGAAGTCCAAAAATCTTGATTTGATTGTATTGAATTCCTTGAATGACAAAGGCGCGGGTTTTGCACACGATACCAATAAAATTACCGTTATTGAAGCAAACGGAACGGTGCACTCCTTTGAGTTAAAATCCAAAACCGACGTTGCCAAGGATATTTTACAACTTGTGGCAGGGAAATTGCACACGTAG
- a CDS encoding carboxylesterase/lipase family protein — protein MKILPNLLLVGLLVLGLKTQAQYDIVKTENGAISGLKSGDIHIYKGIPFAAPPVGNWRWKAPQPAKNWQGVRKCESFSASPIQSKPAPFYCWTEEFIAPPEPLSEDCLYLNVWTGAKLAYENRPVFVWIYGGGFSSGSAACAIYDGEEMAKKGVVFVSINYRVGALGFMAHPELSKEQNNASGNYGLLDQVAALKWVQNNIAAFGGDPNNVTIAGQSAGSMSVNCLVASPLAKRLFHRAIAQSGGMLSNRIPTSLADAEKMGEAFQKKANAANLAELRKKTPEEILAATQGGIRFGVTLDGHVLPTDIFNHFKEGKHNDVPLMAGWVTGDGSITGGQALSAEKFKQQLREKYGEKADEFLKLFPAATDDEAKATQLKLGLLSFAARSAHLWAGFNKSRAYLYQFTHVPPDKPNFPNYGAFHTSEVPYALHTLHRWNRPWQEVDRQLENNMADYWVNFAKTGNPNAKGLPEWKGHDKKSGVVLELGDNVQERPALFKAEFELLDSVQIK, from the coding sequence ATGAAAATACTTCCCAATCTTCTACTGGTAGGATTGCTTGTGTTAGGGCTAAAAACGCAGGCGCAATACGACATTGTCAAGACCGAAAATGGGGCTATATCAGGCCTAAAAAGTGGCGATATTCATATTTATAAAGGGATTCCATTTGCCGCCCCACCCGTTGGCAACTGGCGCTGGAAAGCCCCTCAGCCAGCCAAAAACTGGCAAGGCGTTCGCAAATGTGAATCTTTTTCGGCCAGTCCAATTCAGTCCAAACCTGCACCTTTTTACTGCTGGACCGAAGAGTTTATTGCCCCACCGGAGCCGTTGAGCGAAGATTGCCTGTACCTCAATGTCTGGACGGGTGCTAAGTTGGCCTACGAAAATCGTCCCGTTTTTGTGTGGATTTATGGTGGAGGTTTTTCGTCGGGTTCGGCCGCTTGCGCCATTTACGATGGTGAAGAAATGGCCAAAAAAGGCGTTGTTTTTGTCAGCATCAATTATCGGGTTGGGGCGTTGGGTTTCATGGCGCATCCTGAGTTGAGTAAAGAACAAAACAACGCGTCGGGAAATTATGGTTTGTTGGACCAAGTTGCGGCCCTTAAATGGGTTCAAAACAACATTGCCGCTTTTGGCGGTGACCCCAACAACGTTACCATCGCAGGGCAGTCGGCGGGGTCGATGAGTGTTAATTGTTTGGTCGCTTCGCCTCTGGCCAAACGCCTTTTCCACCGTGCCATTGCCCAAAGCGGCGGGATGCTTTCCAACCGAATTCCGACTTCGCTGGCTGATGCCGAGAAAATGGGAGAAGCGTTTCAGAAGAAAGCCAATGCGGCCAACTTGGCGGAATTACGCAAAAAAACACCCGAAGAAATTTTGGCGGCGACGCAGGGCGGCATTCGTTTTGGCGTTACACTAGATGGCCACGTATTGCCAACTGATATTTTCAATCATTTTAAAGAAGGCAAACACAACGACGTGCCGCTGATGGCAGGCTGGGTTACGGGCGACGGCAGTATCACAGGCGGACAGGCGCTTTCGGCCGAAAAATTCAAACAACAATTGCGGGAAAAATACGGTGAAAAGGCCGACGAATTTTTGAAACTGTTTCCCGCCGCTACCGACGATGAGGCCAAAGCTACCCAGTTGAAATTGGGCTTGCTTTCGTTTGCGGCCCGTTCAGCGCATTTGTGGGCGGGTTTCAATAAAAGCAGGGCCTATCTTTATCAGTTTACGCACGTGCCGCCCGATAAGCCCAACTTCCCCAATTACGGTGCTTTTCACACCTCAGAAGTACCCTATGCGTTGCATACTTTGCACCGCTGGAATCGGCCTTGGCAGGAAGTTGACCGTCAATTGGAAAACAACATGGCCGATTATTGGGTGAATTTTGCCAAAACAGGCAACCCCAACGCCAAGGGCCTTCCCGAGTGGAAAGGCCACGATAAAAAGTCGGGCGTAGTGCTAGAATTGGGTGATAACGTGCAGGAACGCCCCGCGTTGTTTAAGGCCGAATTTGAGCTGTTGGATAGCGTGCAAATAAAGTAA
- a CDS encoding OstA-like protein, protein MTVFSSVFTYAQRPTAGPTSSMQGEEKVFLLGADSMTVMKMTDGSEVRRVVNKVVFRHKGALMYCNLAIHNVASNAIEAYGNVRIVQGDTITVTGDTLFYYGNSRLAKVMGKVVNLKDRKRTLTSTKIEYDMATGIAFYPNKGKIIDAENTLTSNIGYYDTRTKVSTYYTNVKLVNKKYTLTTDTLIYNSLTKIADFKSPTKVVSKEGTVIAKNGSYNTDTGESLFRTRTTIDNPDYTLTGDSLSFDNLNKKGFAKGKVEIVSKNDDTILNGDFGIYNGKLGISKVWGHALTRSVISKDTLFMTADTLYSIDIQPDTTTISKPNLSSKQLDKNKVDADSLAKSKPNIGFSLKGRKSTVFLKGITPSNQANLAKRVAGKTKANADSLLSILPLPASGRELSKPAKDAIASQKADTSNAQKPRKLIGYKNVLLYKKDLQSRCDSLIYNSLDSNITFLKKPIIWSSKYQLEADSIVAQMVEQKLRTMYLKAKSFVISQDTLLNFNQVKGRRITAYFDDSTRLQRVFVEGNGESIYFAANEEKKAMGMNRVECAKMTLNFRRNQVHRIQFVGQPDGRFIPPQSIKGDDKQLEGFNWRIKEKPTKLEILTKAGFKPIETKIVKPPEVKESKAVKTVTKEVLKTRVKSNKKKL, encoded by the coding sequence ATGACCGTCTTTAGTTCCGTATTCACCTATGCCCAACGCCCTACCGCAGGCCCTACTTCCTCCATGCAAGGAGAAGAAAAGGTTTTTCTGCTGGGTGCCGACAGCATGACCGTCATGAAAATGACGGATGGAAGTGAAGTGCGTAGGGTAGTCAATAAAGTCGTTTTTCGTCACAAAGGTGCGCTGATGTATTGCAATTTGGCCATTCACAACGTGGCCTCCAATGCCATTGAAGCCTACGGGAATGTTCGCATTGTGCAGGGAGATACCATTACCGTAACGGGGGATACCCTGTTTTACTACGGAAATAGCCGTTTGGCAAAGGTGATGGGCAAAGTAGTCAATCTCAAAGACCGCAAAAGAACCCTTACGTCAACCAAGATTGAATACGACATGGCAACGGGTATTGCTTTTTACCCCAACAAAGGCAAAATCATTGATGCCGAAAATACCCTGACCAGCAACATTGGTTACTATGACACCCGTACCAAAGTTTCCACTTATTATACCAACGTCAAACTGGTCAATAAAAAGTATACACTGACCACCGACACCCTCATTTATAACTCGCTAACCAAAATCGCCGATTTTAAAAGCCCTACCAAAGTAGTAAGCAAGGAAGGGACAGTCATTGCCAAGAACGGCTCTTACAACACCGATACTGGTGAGTCGCTGTTCAGAACACGCACCACCATTGACAATCCAGACTATACCCTTACGGGCGACTCACTCTCGTTTGACAACCTGAATAAAAAAGGGTTTGCCAAGGGAAAAGTAGAAATTGTGTCTAAAAACGATGACACGATTCTCAACGGTGATTTCGGAATCTATAACGGCAAATTGGGCATCTCAAAGGTTTGGGGACACGCTTTGACGCGGTCTGTCATTTCAAAAGACACCCTTTTCATGACAGCTGACACCCTTTATTCTATTGATATACAACCAGATACAACTACAATCTCCAAGCCAAATTTATCCAGTAAGCAACTTGACAAAAATAAAGTTGACGCTGATTCTTTGGCTAAGAGTAAACCCAACATTGGTTTTTCGCTCAAAGGAAGGAAAAGCACCGTTTTTTTAAAAGGAATAACCCCATCCAATCAGGCCAATTTAGCAAAACGTGTCGCGGGCAAAACAAAAGCAAATGCCGATTCATTGCTTAGCATACTACCTTTGCCCGCATCGGGGCGAGAGCTTTCAAAGCCCGCCAAAGACGCGATAGCAAGCCAAAAAGCAGATACATCCAATGCACAAAAACCCCGAAAACTAATCGGCTACAAAAACGTATTGTTGTACAAAAAAGACCTTCAAAGTCGGTGTGATTCATTGATTTACAACTCGTTGGACTCCAACATTACATTTCTAAAGAAGCCCATTATCTGGTCGTCCAAGTATCAGTTGGAAGCGGATTCAATCGTGGCACAGATGGTCGAACAAAAGTTGAGAACCATGTACCTGAAAGCAAAATCATTTGTTATTTCTCAGGATACTCTTCTCAATTTTAATCAAGTAAAGGGGCGGCGGATTACGGCTTATTTTGACGACAGCACCCGATTGCAACGCGTATTCGTGGAAGGCAACGGCGAGAGTATCTATTTTGCAGCCAACGAAGAAAAAAAAGCCATGGGAATGAATCGTGTGGAATGTGCCAAAATGACGCTCAATTTCCGTCGTAACCAAGTACATCGAATTCAATTTGTGGGCCAACCCGATGGTCGTTTTATTCCTCCGCAGAGTATTAAAGGGGATGACAAACAACTTGAAGGATTCAATTGGCGAATTAAAGAGAAACCGACAAAACTTGAAATTTTAACCAAAGCTGGCTTTAAACCAATCGAAACTAAAATTGTCAAACCACCAGAAGTGAAAGAATCAAAAGCAGTCAAAACGGTGACGAAAGAAGTTTTGAAAACAAGGGTAAAGTCCAATAAAAAGAAACTTTAG
- the recN gene encoding DNA repair protein RecN — MLAHLLIKNYALIDHLELTPDPQLNIITGETGAGKSIMLGAIGLLLGSRADTKVLYNPAGKCIIEGTFDLSGYFIEHLFDEEELDFTTTCLIRREISPTGKSRAFINDTPVNLESLRRIAGQLMDIHSQHDTLLLGSNEFQLQIVDTYAQNEETLRHYHTDFQAYRKANQVYNRLIAEAAQMRKEFDYNQFLYDELEKAHLQADEQEQLEQELIILENATDVRERLQLATEYLDNPEQSVIVFLKNAVSSLNAISKFAPQYEQLRERAQSVYIELKDLASEISDEQDNVEIDDTRAEEIRERLNLFYHLQQKHQVKTLKELIAIQNELETKVSRVLNLDEDINKAKAAADKAQAKLQKSAEKLSNSRKAVMTSVEKQVKTYLLELGMPNAALSIQHTIIEPSESGIDDVDFLFSANKGIKPQQLKNVASGGEFSRLMMVIKYILASKRKLPTIVFDEIDTGVSGEIAIKMGQMMREISKSHQVISITHLHQIATQGTAHYFVYKDNSSEKTVSKIRKLTFEERVKEIAQMIGGSKPSEAILQNAREMLQAQSGVSQINLF; from the coding sequence ATGCTTGCGCATCTACTGATCAAAAATTACGCATTAATCGACCATTTGGAGCTTACTCCTGACCCACAGCTTAATATCATCACGGGCGAAACGGGGGCGGGTAAATCCATCATGCTCGGCGCTATTGGCTTATTGTTGGGCAGCCGTGCCGATACAAAAGTGCTGTACAATCCTGCCGGAAAATGCATCATTGAAGGAACGTTCGATCTTTCAGGCTACTTCATTGAACACTTATTTGACGAAGAAGAGCTGGATTTTACAACTACCTGCCTCATTCGTCGCGAAATTAGCCCCACTGGCAAATCAAGGGCTTTTATCAATGACACCCCCGTCAATCTGGAATCCCTACGACGCATTGCGGGCCAATTGATGGATATTCATTCGCAGCACGATACCCTGCTGCTCGGTTCCAACGAATTTCAGCTACAGATTGTGGATACTTATGCCCAAAACGAAGAAACCCTTCGGCACTATCACACTGATTTTCAGGCGTATCGTAAAGCAAACCAAGTCTATAATCGCCTGATAGCGGAAGCGGCCCAAATGCGGAAAGAGTTTGATTATAACCAATTTTTGTACGACGAACTCGAAAAAGCCCATCTGCAAGCCGACGAACAGGAACAATTGGAGCAAGAATTAATCATTCTTGAAAATGCCACCGATGTACGCGAACGGCTGCAATTGGCCACCGAATACCTTGACAATCCCGAACAATCGGTGATTGTGTTTTTAAAAAATGCAGTTTCTAGCCTGAATGCCATCAGTAAGTTTGCGCCTCAGTATGAGCAACTTCGCGAACGAGCCCAGAGTGTTTACATTGAATTAAAGGATTTGGCCAGCGAAATCAGCGACGAACAAGACAATGTAGAAATCGACGATACCCGCGCCGAAGAAATTCGTGAGCGACTTAATTTGTTTTATCATTTGCAACAAAAACACCAAGTCAAAACCCTTAAAGAGCTCATTGCGATTCAGAACGAATTGGAAACAAAAGTAAGTCGGGTTTTGAACCTTGATGAAGACATCAACAAAGCAAAAGCTGCCGCCGACAAAGCGCAGGCAAAACTCCAAAAATCGGCCGAAAAACTTTCCAATAGTCGAAAAGCCGTGATGACATCTGTAGAAAAGCAGGTCAAGACTTACTTGTTGGAGTTAGGTATGCCCAATGCCGCGCTGAGCATCCAACACACAATCATCGAACCAAGCGAGTCGGGCATCGATGACGTAGACTTTTTGTTCAGTGCCAATAAGGGAATTAAGCCGCAACAACTGAAAAATGTGGCGTCGGGCGGGGAGTTTTCGCGGTTGATGATGGTGATTAAGTACATTTTGGCCAGTAAACGTAAACTGCCCACCATCGTTTTTGACGAAATTGACACGGGAGTTTCGGGCGAAATTGCCATTAAAATGGGTCAAATGATGCGAGAAATCTCTAAAAGCCACCAAGTAATTTCCATTACACACTTGCACCAAATAGCCACGCAAGGAACCGCTCATTATTTTGTATACAAAGACAACTCCTCCGAAAAAACGGTGAGCAAGATTCGCAAGCTTACGTTTGAAGAACGCGTGAAAGAAATTGCCCAAATGATTGGTGGAAGCAAACCAAGCGAAGCAATCCTCCAAAACGCCCGTGAAATGCTTCAAGCGCAGTCTGGGGTAAGTCAAATAAATTTATTTTAG
- a CDS encoding DNA-directed RNA polymerase subunit omega: MAANPSIITRDTDKLAAKTGNLYESVAIISRRSRQIASKTKEELNNKLAEFASGIDNLEEVFENREQIEISKFYERQPKPTGIAIEEFMEDKLFWRSSDEEV; encoded by the coding sequence ATGGCAGCAAATCCATCAATCATAACCCGCGACACCGACAAATTGGCCGCGAAAACCGGTAACTTGTACGAATCGGTGGCGATTATTTCTCGCCGTTCACGTCAAATTGCCTCCAAAACCAAAGAAGAGCTTAACAACAAGCTTGCCGAGTTTGCCTCAGGTATTGACAACCTCGAAGAAGTATTTGAAAACCGCGAGCAAATCGAAATTTCTAAATTCTACGAGCGTCAACCTAAACCAACGGGTATCGCCATTGAAGAATTTATGGAAGATAAACTTTTCTGGCGTTCAAGCGATGAAGAAGTTTAG
- a CDS encoding viral A-type inclusion protein — protein MKNIIVAFGFALSISACSEDKGSVEQTEKEVFVIHDEVMPKMGQLMELKTGLSKEISAIDSLVKITPNDSLQKRKDEALALSVALTEADQGMMNWMHNYNGDSLKALSGEEAVKAMNAEKTKISAVRDKMLESMAKAEQFLKK, from the coding sequence ATGAAAAATATAATCGTCGCCTTCGGTTTTGCTTTGTCTATAAGTGCCTGTTCTGAAGACAAAGGCTCTGTAGAACAAACTGAAAAAGAAGTATTTGTCATCCACGATGAAGTAATGCCCAAAATGGGACAACTGATGGAATTAAAAACTGGGCTGAGTAAAGAAATCAGCGCGATTGATAGCTTGGTAAAAATCACCCCCAATGATAGCCTTCAAAAGCGCAAAGATGAAGCGTTGGCGCTGAGTGTTGCCCTGACCGAAGCCGATCAAGGAATGATGAACTGGATGCACAATTACAACGGGGATTCTTTAAAAGCGCTCTCTGGCGAGGAAGCCGTAAAGGCCATGAATGCCGAGAAGACCAAAATCAGCGCGGTACGTGATAAAATGCTCGAAAGCATGGCCAAAGCTGAGCAGTTTTTAAAGAAATAA